The Leptospira perdikensis genome includes the window TATACTGGTCTTGGTTCTTTAACATTCGAATATATTCAAATACATCCGAAGCTGGTTTGGATATATCGATGGAACGTTCTACCTGGTATTGGGTAGGTAGAAAGAGTGCGACGATGAGTGGGATGGCGATAATGCCAATGATTCCTATGGTAATTTTTCTGCCGAGTGTCATAAGTAAAATATCCTACTGTCAGTTTTTGATTTAGTCAATTTATTTACCCGCGTGGTCGCAAATTCCAACTGAAAACAAGAAGGAAGATAGCAATCAAAGTCGACACAAGAATGGCGGATAAGGCAACATCCCAAGAATATTCTGTAGCAAGTAGTGCAAGACCCTTTCCTTGAACTGTCCGTCCCAAGGAGCCAAATAACCCAATAAATCCCGCAGCAGTTCCCACCGCTTTTTTAGAAGTGAAGTCCATTCCAGCAACACCTAACAACATAACAGGTGGATAGATAAAAAGTCCAATGAGTCCAAACAAAAGATAATCGATCCATAAAGATCCGGGAGGATTTAGAAGAATTCCTAAAAAAGCAAAAAAAATCGGAATGATACAAAGTAAACTCACCATTCCCCTACGTCCGTCAAATTTATCCGAAACCCATCCCATAAGAATGGTGGAACCAATTCCTCCAAATTCTAAAATAAAAGTAGAATACCCCCCACCCACAAGATCAGCTCCTTTGGTTTCTTTTAAATAAGTCGGGCCCCAATCGATCAAACTATACCGAATGATATAAACAAAAAAGTTAATAATCGCAAACAACCAAATGTATTTATTCATTAGGACTTGTTCAACAATCAATTGTTTGGTGGTAAGTTCTGCTTCATGATCTTCTTTTTCTTCTGGTGGAAAATCGTTTCTGTAAATTTCAACAGGAGGCAGGCCTTCTGACTGTGGTGTGTCTACAAGTCGAATGTATAAATACACAGATCCAACAAGGGCAATGACCCCCGGAACAAAAAAAGCATATTGCCAACCAAATTGCGCAGCCGAGTGAGAAGCGACCACTCCCACAAGCCCGCCTCCAATATTATGTGCAATATTCCAAAATGCAAACGTAGTACCACGTTCTCTCACTGAATACCAGTGTCCTAGAGAACGTCCACATGGTGGCCAACCCATTCCTTGCACTAAACCATTGGCTCCCCATAAAAATAGATGAATCCAATAATGATTCGCAAATCCAAATGAAAAATTCAAAATGGCGGTAAGAAACAAACCAACAGCCATAAACTTTCGCGGATTGGAACGATCGGAGAGTGCTCCCATTAGAAATTTTCCAATCCCATAAGTGATGGCAGTGACTGCGAGGATGTCACCTATATCTGCTTTCGAATAAGATAACGCTTCTCCAATTTCTTTGGATACAGGTGAGAAGTTATTTCGAGTTAAGTAATAGGTCGTATAACCGAGGAAAGTTGATTCTAAAACTCGAAACCGAAATTTCGGATAGAGCGATTGGATTTCTTTTTCCGATTTTTGAGGTATGGACGGAGCAGGAGCGAACCACCGACGAATGGTTTGTAACATAGACTAGGAAGATAGAAGTCTAAAGAGAAGGAGTCAAGTCGATTCTCATGAAAACAAATATAAGAAACGGATTTATTGATACTGTTGGGAACACCCCACTCATACGCATTCACTCGCTTAGCGAAGAAACGGGATGTGAAATTTTAGGTAAGGCTGAGTTTTTAAATCCAGGTGGGTCCGTCAAAGATAGAGCTGCTTTGTACATCATCGAGGATGCAGAAAAAAAAGGACTCTTAAAACCCGGTGGCACTGTTGTGGAAGGCACTGCTGGAAATACTGGAATTGGACTCACTCATATTTGTAATGCGAAGGGTTACAAATCAATTATTGTCATTCCAGAAACACAATCCAAAGAAAAAATCGAAATGCTACGAACGTTAGGTGCTGATGTGACCCTTGTCCCGGCGGTTCCTTATTCCGATCCAGGAAATTATGTACGAGTGTCAGAACGAATTGCTCGAGAAACACCAAACTCTGTTTGGGCAAACCAGTTTGATAACTTAGCCAACAGAAATGCTCATTTCGAAACCACTGGCCCTGAAATTTGGGAACAAACCCAAGGTAAAATTGATGTTTGGACGGCTTCCCTTGGGACGGGTGGAACTTATGCGGGAACGGGACTGTACTTCAAAGCCAAAAATCCCAAGATCAAATGTATCGTGGCGGATCCTTATGGATCGGGAATTTATTCTTTTGTCAAAACAGGGCAAATCACCATCGAAGGATCTTCCATTACCGAAGGAATTGGACAAGGTCGGATCACAAAAAATATGGAAGGGATGCCAGCGGATGACGCCATTCGTATTCACGACAAAGAAGCCCTTCGTATTTTGAATTTGGTTTTAAAACAAGATGGATTGTTTATGGGAGGCAGTGTGGGAATCAACCTGGCCGCAGCTTACCAGATTGCTAAAGATTTAGGCCCAGGTCACACCATAGTCACTGTGTTATGCGACAGTGGGGCAAAATACCAATCCAAAATTTTCAATCCTGAATTTTTGGCTTCGAAAGGTCTTATCTAAACCGGCCAATCGTTTGAATTTGTACAACCCAAGTGCAAATTGTTTCCTTACGGGTTTCGGCGCTACTCTGAAGCATTGGGACTTCTCTAAACGATTGGAACTACTTACTTGTGAGTATCGAAAACGGAAATGAAAGCCGATTACATAAGCGAAAAGGAGAATTAAATTCCATAGTAGAATCCATCCCAAATATGCAAAAATAATTTTGTTTTTTTTATCTCCCCAAATTCATTAACGTTGTAAACATTTCACAGGCAGTTACTGAACCTAACTCACAAGAGTCACTCAGTTCATGTAAAGCCAAAGTAATTTCTTCTGATTTTTTAGTTTTTAATCGATTGAGGGCACTCAATTCTAATTCCTTAGCTTTAGAAATTTGAGTTTCTTGGTTTTGGATCTTCCAAGGGTAAGGTCTTTTGTCAAAAGACAAACTATCTAAAAAAACCTGGATATCTTTTTCGATTTGCGGATATACCGATTCGTAACAAGTAATTAAAATGGTAAATCCAAACTCTTCCTCAGTAGCCGTGATATAATGTTGGACAATTGTATCTTCTTTATCTTTAAAACTTCCAAACATACCTAAAAACTTATAACCATTTTCAACATTAGGAATTTTCTGTAAGGTGAAAGATTGACGTAGATTAGTAATCAAACTAAACCGTTTAGATTCTGCATGAAAAAGAATGGGATTTAAACTAAGTTTGTTTTCCGATTCTTTAAAAAGAATCACAAGGGCCGGGATAATTTCCCTTCCCGATTCTTCTTTTAAAGCTTTGGTTTTGAAATGGTCAAACTTAGTAGTAAACCCATTGGACCTACGTTCAGTAAGAAACCATTGGGAAGGTAAGTCAAAAGAAATACAATTTGTATGAAAACAGGATCGCCAAGGAATGGATTCTGCATCTAAATTCACAGAAACTAACAATGATAAAGTTAGGTATCCGAACAGAATTCGAGAGGACTTCATACACTAAGTTCCTTTCGATTTTTAAAATGTTCGAGTGAATTTGGATTTGCGAGTGCATTTTTGTTTTTTACTTCTAGACCAGCAACTGTTTGTTTCACGGCGATTTCGACTTTTTTCCCATTGACCGTATAAGGAATTTCTGGAACAGAAAGAACAAGAGCAGGAACATGCCTTGGAGAAGTTTCTAATTTTATTTTTTCTTTAATTTTTTTGATTAGAGTTTCATCCAGTGATATACCTTCCGAAAGTGTGACAAACAAAATGACACGAACATCATCCTTATACTCTTGACCAATGATCACACTGTCTTTCACCTCAGAAATAGTGGATACAACAGAATAAATATCAGCAGTTCCAATTCTTACACCTCCAGGGTTTAACGTTGCATCGGAGCGACCATAAATAATCAAACCCTTCACAGCAGTGATGGAAGCAAAATCACCGTGACACCAAATATTATCATAGGTTTCAAAATAAGCGGATTTGTATTTAGCTCCAGAATCATCATTCCAAAAAGAAAGAGGCATTGAAGGAAATGGTGTTGGACACACGAGTTCGCCCTTCTCATTTTCCACCGACTTACCCATGTCATCAAAAACTTGTACATCCATACCTAATCCCTTACATTGAATTTGTCCTTCAAACACAGGTAAGTTGGGATTTCCTAAAGCAAAACATCCATTTAAATCTGTTCCGCCAGATATCGATGACAACTGTACGTCTTTTTTTATATTTTCATACACATAACGAAATCCGGAATTAGGAAGGGGTGAACCCGTAGAAAGGATGACTTTCAATGATGGTAACGAATATTTCAATTTGACCTGAACCTTTTCTTCTTCTAATACAGAAAGGTATTTCGCACTGGTTCCAAAAACTTGGATGGATTCTTTTTCCGCCATCGACCATAAAGTTTCCCAGGATGGATGGAATGGATTCCCGTCAAATTGGTATAGAGTCGCACCTATTGCCAAAGAAGATTGGGACCAATTCCACATCATCCAACCACAAGTTGTATAATAAAAAAATCGATTTTGTTTAGATAAATCACAGTGTAACGAAAGTTCTTTAGTGTGATTGAGTAAAACTCCTCCACCCTGAACGATACACTTGGGAAGGCCAGTAGTACCCGAAGAAAACATAATGTAAACTGGATCTGAAAAATTAATTGAAGTATAAAGTAGTTTGTCAGAAGGATCTGGTCGATTGATTTCACTGTAACGAAATGGAAATTGGATCTTACCAAAATCCTTTACGGGTTCTATAAAATCGTAGATGATTGTTTGTTTGAATTCTACACCACCAGCTTTTGCTAACTGAAGAGAAACTTCTTCCAACTTATCAACAATTGAAATTTGTTTACCTTTAAACAAATAAGACTCTACAGAAAGAAACACTTTCGGTTGGATTTGTTCAAACCGATCAAGAATCCCTCTAACACCAAAATCGGGTGATGCGCTAGACCAAATAGCACCTAACGAAGTTGTTGCCAACATTCCAATGGTAGCAATGGGTGCATTTGGTAGAAGGCCAACTACGCGGTCACCTCGTTTCACACCAAGAGTCATTAAATGTTTCTGTAATTTCAGAACTTCAGTTTTAAGTTCCGAATATTTTATCCTTTGAATTTTCCCATCTTCCGAATAAAAAACCAAAGCCAAATCGTTTGGATTTCCCACTTCCAATAAATTCTCAGCAAAATTATATAAGGCACCAGGAAACCAACGAGACTTTGAAAAATGAGTTCCGTGATCTAAGGTTCTTTCCGGTTCTTTATGTAACTTAAAACCAGAATAGGACAACCATTCTTTCCAAAACAAATCTGACTCATCCACTGAAAATTTATGGAAAGAAACATAATCAGAAAATGATTTATCAAACCGCATTTCCAGATGGCCTTGAAAACGGGAAAGGTTCGTATCTTTTGAATGAGGTGTCCACAGAATATTTTGAGTCGCCATGAAGACTGATCTTCCTGGATTTGATTTTTGAGGCAAGTATGATTGTGTAAAATGACTGGTAGAAAAAAATATCACGAAAATTCTAGGGAAAATGCTGTTCAATTCCGTTGACTATCTCTTCTTCTTTATAGCTTGTTATTCTATTTATTGGATGGCTCCTGGGAAGTTCAGAAAGTACATCCTTATTTTCTTTTCATTGGTTTTTTATGGATATTGGAGCCTTTCTTTTTTAACTCATTTCCTACTCTTCATTCTCATCACACATTTTTTTGTTTTAGCTATCCTCAAAACCAAAAAGAAAATCTTTCTCATCTTGGGTGTAGTCATCAACTTACTGAATCTTTGTTTCTTTAAGTACATTCTAACTTACTTACAATTCTTAAGTAAGGAAGGAGAGATCTCCATTCCGCTCATTCAATCGTTAAGTGAATTTGCTCTCCCATTAGCCATTAGTTTTTATACCTTTCAAATGATTGCGTATCTTGTGGATGCTTGGCATGGAAAATTTAACGAATCTCCTTTTTTAAACTTTTTGCTTTTTATTTTATTTTTCCCACAACTCATTGCGGGCCCCATTATGCGCCATGATGATTTTTATGAACAAATTGATCATGCCAAACTCAATTGGGATTTTGTTCACCGAGGAATTCTGCACATTCTTTCCGGAATCATTAAAAAAGTTTTAATCGCAGATCAAATCGCAAAGTCCATCAATCCAGTGTTTGCTGACCCATCTGGATATGATGGTTTGAGTATCTTTCTTTCCACTATGGCTTTTTCGTTACAAGTATACGGTGACTTTTCAGGATATACGGATATTGCACGTGGATCTGCCTTTCTCCTAGGATATGAAATTCCCGAAAACTTCCGATCCCCATTTCTCTCTGTTAGTTTTTCCGAATTTTGGTCTAGATGGCACATTACATTATCAACCTGGATTAGAGATTATTTATACATTCCGTTAGGTGGCAATAGAGTATCCGAATCTAGATTTATGTTCAACACTGTAACAGTAATGGCATTGGCTGGATTATGGCATGGAAATACTTATACATTTTTTATCTGGGGATTTTTACATGGAGTCTTTTTAGCAATTGAACGTTTCGCTTTTGGTAAATTAAACCGAAAAGATATGAACAATAAACAAAAGATCTTTGGGTTTATTTATGTATTTATTGGATTTAATTTGGTTAGTCCTTTTTTTCGATTAGATTCCTTACAAGGAATTTATAAATTCTGGTCTGCGTCCACCTCCACGGCAAAAAATTTTATTTATAAACCAGACTTTTGGTTACTCATCGTTGCTTGTTACCTGTTTCAATTTGTGGAATATAAAAATTATTTTAAAGAAAAACTGCAACCGTACACACATTGGTTAGTTCCTATTTTTACTATCCTCGTATTTTTTGCTTTAGTCAAAATTGAGAACCCTGTGGAAACATTTATCTATTTCCAATTCTGAGAGAAATCATGAACCAAAAACGTATTTATTTTTACCCATTTTTCATCATTTTTACGGTTTTTCTAATCGATAAGTTGGTTTGTATACCTGAACTCAGAGAAGCTGGCCGAAGAGCATATAAATCCGGACAAAATGTACTCGTTGGTCTACCTAAAGTTTGGGAAGAAGATAAAAAATTTCAATCAGAGAACACAAAAGTTGCCGTTGTTACAGGGACATCTCGATCCGATATTTTCCATGAATGGGAAAATATTCCGGTAAACAAATCTACATATGAAAATCCAGTTTATTTTGAAACAAGATCCTCTATTAAAGCTTCCGAATATTTTTTATTTTATCTAATGATTCAGTCGATGACAAAATCTGGGTTTAAACCAGATGTTTTGTTCTTAGAATTCTCCGAAGAGATGTTAAATGAAAATAATGTCTATTCTTACAAATCCAAATGGCAAGAGTTAATGTTACATGAGGATGAATTAATAGATATTTATCCAACTTTTAATTTTAAGTTCCAAAGAGAGATTTTAACTAAGTTATTATTTGTTTCTTACAATTATCACTTTAGCCCGACACAAGGGGTTTCTAATTGGATCAAAGGTAAAACCGCCAACGATGATACATACTTCATTGCTCTTGCATCTTATCTAAACAAAAAAAGACCCTTTGATCCTAAAAATGCAGGAATCGAATTAGATCGTTTTACACCGGAAGATTACAAAGCTCGTATCGTTGACTATAGTGAATCCCAACGAGAACTTCTACTCACCAAATATACTTTTTCTGAAACCGAATATGGATTTTTGAAAAAAATCATCCAACATGCAGAAGAACACAATATTCCCACCGTACTTTGGGAACCACAAATCCATCCGTATTACAGCCAACTTAGAAAATCGATTACCGGTGGGAATTTATTTGAAACTTTAGGCCGACCGTTGGTTGATCCAAATTCAAAAAATATTCGTCTAATCTCTTTGAATGAAGGGAATACCAACTGTAAAACTTTCGTGGATAGCAGCCATGTTTCCCCTCTTTGTGTTCCAGAAATTGCAGATAAGTTATTGCAAACGGCAAAGGAAATTCCAAACTTTAAGTAATCTTATGAAGTTAGATCGAAAAAAACTCAAATTTGGGAGGCAAGTTTTTCTATTTAGCTTTGTATTTCTATTTTCCGCTAATTTTATGTACCAACGTATCGTTGACAACGAGGTCAATTGTGGACTCATTGGTTCCCCTGAAAGTGGTTGCCCATATGCTTTTTTGGATCATGCCTTAGGTGTTAATTCTGGTCATGATTTGAATGAAGAAGGGGAACATACTGACCATGTTTGTTTTTCTTGCCCATGTAATTTGATTGTATCTTGCTCTTGGGATTTATATCTGTCCCATATTCTCATCCAACTCCATAAAGTTTATATCCACCAACCTGAACTTCTAATTCCACAACTTGTTTTTGTAAATAGTTTCTTCCGCCCACCCAAACATAACCTTACTTAGTTGATTCGCAATTGTATTGCGTCGCCACTTTGGAGGTTTTATGAATTTTTATTTTTTCCCCATACAACGGAAATTACTTCTTTGTTGTTTGGTTTATATCTATGTTATCGTTCTACCAATCCAACCGGAATCGAATGATTCTTTCGGAGGTAGTTGTCAAAAATACAATTCTATCCAGGAACTCAGCCACTGCATCGTGAGCAGACATCCTGAATATCGAATTGAAGAAATCAAACTGAAGGAAATATCAGGAAGAAAAAAAGTAGCTTCTTACTATTTCCCTTCTAACCCAGTTTTTAATGGTTATATGGCAGCAAGGAAAGGGGATACATCATCACCCTCTTTTCTTTCAGGACCTAATGCTGCAAATAACTTTCAGGTAATGGTCAACCAAGAAATTTTTACTAATGGAAAACGAGAAATTGCAATACAAATCGCAGATGAAGAATTTAAAGCACAAGTTTTTCGCCTAGAATCTGTAAGGCGAATCTTAGAATTTGACGTTTTAAAAAAACTAACTCGGTATCGTTACCTACATCTGGAAGAAGAAAATAGTTTTAATAGTTTAAATCTTGTAAAAGAACTAAAAAAAGTATCCAAAGCAAGAGTAAACGAAGGTCTCTCACCTGGTATAGACGAATCCTTATCAGAATCAGAAGAAATCAGGATTTTTAAAATCTGGAACCAAATCCATCGGTTATCAGAAAATGCAAAATCAGAATTAGAAGTATTACTTGGTTTCCCTATAGAAAAAGAAACAGTCAAAATCCAACATTGGATTTTGCCAAAAGACTTACCTAAAGAAAAATCGGATTTAATCCAAATGGCGATGCAGATGCGGCCAGAACTATCGTTATCAGAAAAGGAAATTGAATTATCCCTTCTTCGCCAAAACGAAGTGAGACGTCAAAAAATCCCGAACGTAACTTTAGGTGGCTTCGCACAGAATGATGGATTCAATGAAAGAGTTGTTGGAGGTTTGGTCACTTTCCCTATGACAGTTTGGAGAGATTATGAAGGCGAAACAATCATTGCTTCTTCTCAAATTGACAATTCCAAAGAACTAAAAGAGTCGGTTTCCAGAAATATCAAACAAGAAGTTTTGTTTGCGCTGACTAACTATCTCACTCTTTCAGATGAAATTCAACTATATGATACACAAAAAATGGATCGAGCTGAATTGGATTTAAAAAATCTACAGGAAGCAATTCGATTCGGAAAAATCAAAATCATAGATGCCATCAACCATCAAAGAATTCTGTTACAAACGAAATTAAATTACCTGAACACAAAAACCGAATTTGAGTTATCTCAAATTGAACTCGTTCGTGTTCTCGGTCTACCTAGCGACTCATTAGGAGTCAAACCATGAAAAAACAAACTATCATTCTACTTATTTCTGTCTTATTCATTTTGTTCTCCTTCTATTTATGGAAATCTCGAGAGACCAACCCTAATTTAGAAAACAAAAAAGAATCCAAAGACATAGTCAAATTGTTGGCAGAAACCCGAAAAAATCTCTTGATAGAAACAGAAATTGCCACAACACAAACCATCCAAACAAAAATAGAACTGATTGGTGAAACAGAAGCAGTTCCCGATGCAATTATTGATGTACCTGCAAGGATTTCGGGACGAATCACCTCTGTCTTTTTTGTAGAAGGGGATTCGATCAAAAAAGGTCAAAAACTGGCATCGATTGATTCTCCTGAACTAGCAAAACTTAGATCCCTTTATCTAGGAGCAAAATCTAAATACATTGCTTCTGAACAAAACTTAAGTAGAATTCATTCTCTTGTGAAAATGAATTTGGCCGCAAAACAAGAGCTAATTGATGCAGAGTCAAATTTAAAAGTGATTGAATCAGAAAAAAACGCAGCTGAAGAAAATTTACGTGCCAATGGTTTACCCATTGATAACTCGACATCCGGTGTGTACACTGTCTTTGCTCCAAGGTCAGGACTTGCTCTTTCTAGAAATGCGATCCCCGGTTCTATCGTTTTAGGAAATCAAATCCTAACAACAATCGCAGAGCTTTCTCAATTCTGGTTCCAGGCAAAAATTTTTGAAAACGATTTGAAACATCTCTCAGAAGGAGATCGCGGTAGAATCGTTTTAAATGCTTATCCTGATTTAGAATTCGAAGGAGTTTTAGAACATATCGGAGAAAAAGTGGATCCTGAATCTAGAACTGTACATGCAAGAATTGTTTTTAAAAATAAAAACCGCAAAGCAAAGATTGGATTGTTTGGAAAGGCCATCCTGACTGTAAACGATAGAATGGGAATTCAAATTCCCGAAGAAACAATTCAATCTTACCAAGATCGAAAGTTTATTTTTATAGAATTTAAACCAAATGAATTCAAGTGGAAGGAAATCACAACTGGTAGCGTAGCTGATAATAAAGTAGAAGTCCTATCTGGTGTGACACAAGGAGATAATATTGTAACCAAAGGAGCCTTTGAACTGAAAGCAATTCTCTTCAAAGCAACCTTTGGGGGAGAATAATATGGAGTTTTTAACAAAAATTGTCCAAGTTTCTCTTCAAAACCGATTGTTAGTGATTATATCAACAGCATTACTTGTGTTTGGTGGATTTTATTCACTAACTCATCTTAAAATGGATGCAGTCCCTGACATTACCAATGTCCAAGTGCAAGTAATCACAACATCCCCTGCCCTCTCTACTTTAGAGATCGAACAATACATCACTTTACCTGTAGAAAGAGCCATAACAGGAATTCCAAATTTAATTGAAGTTCGCTCCGTTTCTCGCTACGGATTTTCTTTAGTAACGGCAGTATTTGCAGATGGAACTGATTTATGGAAAAGTAGACAACTTGTTAGTGAAAGACTAACGGAAGCCTCAGAAAACATTCCTGCTATTTTTGGAAAACCGGTGATTGGGCCGATCACAACAGGGCTTGGCGAAGTTTTCCAATTTACCTTAGAAAGTGAATTCCATAACCAAATGGAACTCACAACTTATTTGAATTGGTACATCAACCCAGCTTTAAAAACCGTTCCAGGGATTGTGGAAGTCAATAGTTTTGGTGGGAAAACAAAACAATACCAAGTAATCGTTGATCCGTTTAAAGCCGCCGCACTCGGTTTATCTCTAAACCAAATCGTCACAGCCGTCCAATCGAACAACCTTTCTACGGGAAGTGGGTATATTGAAAGGGCCGGCGAACAATTGATTGTTGGGAGTGATGGATTACTTAAATCCATTTCTGATTTTGAAAAAATCCAAGTAGGCAAAATGGGAGATGGGTTTCCCATATATTTAAGTAGTATTGCAAAAATTATAGAAGGTCCAAGGTTACGAAAAGGAGCCGCCACAGCAGCAGGAAAGTCTGAGGTTGTTGGGGCTGTAACACTTATGTTACTCGGTGAAAATTCTCTGGAAGTAACAACGGCCGTAAAGGAAAAAATTACTCAAATTGAGAAGACACTTCCGACAGGAATGAAAATCAAACCTTATTATGATCGATCGATTATGGTAAAAAATACTTTAAATACAATTATTTGGAATTTATCGGAAGGTGCAATCCTTGTCATCATCATCCTATTTTTAATGATTGGGGATTTTCGCTCAGGATTAGTCATTGCTTCGGTCATTCCCCTTGCAATGTTATTTGCCATCAGCCTTATGTTTTTGCGAGACCTTCCTGCAAACTTAATGTCGATGGGAGCTATTGATTTTGGACTGATTGTAGATGGAGCAGTGATTCTTATCGAAAACTCACACAGACGATTAGGACTCAAACGAAAAGAATTAAAAAGAGATCTTACTGACAAGGAACAAAAAGAAACCATCTTATCTGCAACGATTGAAGTTCGTAAAGCTACCATTTACGGAGAAATCATTATCGGAATTGTTTATATCCCGATCCTTACCTTAAGTGGAACGGAAGGAAAGATGTTCATTCCGATGGCAACCACTGTACTCTTTGCGTTACTTGGTGCTTTCATCTTGACCTTGACACTCATTCCGGTTCTTGCATCTTATTTTTTAAAAGGGGGACATGTCGGAGAAGGAGAAACGAAATTTTTCCAAAAAATTCACAATTGGTATACGCCAAAACTAGACTATTGTCTCAGCGAATCAAAGAAGGTGACCTATTCTACAATCGGTATCCTTCTGCTTTCGATTCTTTTATTCTTTCGATTGGGGGGAGAATTCCTCCCCAAATTAGATGAAGGGAACCTTCTAATTGAAATTAGTCGGTATCCATCAACAACTTTGACAGAATCTATTTTGTCTTCTATGAAAATAGAAAAAACCATTCTAGAAGAAATTCCAGAAATCACAGAGGTGGTTTCAAGAACGGGTTCTCCTGAGTTAGCCATTGAACCTATGGGTGTCGAAAAAACAGATATGTATTTGGATATGAAACCAAGGTCGGACTGGAGTTTATCCAAAGGAGAAATTGAATCTAAATTACAAGAGATCATTGAAAGAGTGGCACCACACGTTGCTTATGGACTTTCCCAGCCGATTGAAATGCGAAACAATGAAATTATGGCAGGAATCCGTGCCGATGTGGGTATCAAAGTATTTGGTGATGACCTAACAAAACTAAAATCAATGGCAGAAGAGATAACATCCAAAATCAAAAATATCCCTGGTGTTGTGGATCTACGTATTGAACAATTGTATGGACTCGAATACTTACGTATCAAACCAAATAGAGAAAAATTAGCAAGATATGATCAGTCCATTGTAGATATCAATCGTGTGACAGAATCCATTTCTTCCGGTGTTCCCGCAGGTATTGTTTATGAAGGAATGAAACGATTTGAAATTGTTGTAAAAACAGAAATAGATCAGAAACCCGAACCCATCAAAAACATTCCGGTCAGAGTAGGAAAAAACACCTTTGCACCGTTACACGAATTATCAGAAATACAAATTGAGGATGGACCAGTTCAAATTTACCATCAAAACCAAAATAGGTATGCATTGGTTCAATTTAATATTCGTGGAAGTGATATGGTCAGTACAGTAAACTCAGTACAAAATGTTTTGGAAAAAGAAATCAATTTTCCACCAGGTTATCATTACATTACGGGAGGTGAATTTGAAAAATTTGAATCCGCTACAAAAACACTTTATGTTGTTGTACCGATTACACTATTGATTATTTTTCTAATCCTCTATTTTGCATTTAATGAAATATCATCGGCAATCATCATCTTTCTGAATGTACCCTTTGCCATTACTGGAGGGATTTT containing:
- a CDS encoding acetoacetate--CoA ligase — translated: MATQNILWTPHSKDTNLSRFQGHLEMRFDKSFSDYVSFHKFSVDESDLFWKEWLSYSGFKLHKEPERTLDHGTHFSKSRWFPGALYNFAENLLEVGNPNDLALVFYSEDGKIQRIKYSELKTEVLKLQKHLMTLGVKRGDRVVGLLPNAPIATIGMLATTSLGAIWSSASPDFGVRGILDRFEQIQPKVFLSVESYLFKGKQISIVDKLEEVSLQLAKAGGVEFKQTIIYDFIEPVKDFGKIQFPFRYSEINRPDPSDKLLYTSINFSDPVYIMFSSGTTGLPKCIVQGGGVLLNHTKELSLHCDLSKQNRFFYYTTCGWMMWNWSQSSLAIGATLYQFDGNPFHPSWETLWSMAEKESIQVFGTSAKYLSVLEEEKVQVKLKYSLPSLKVILSTGSPLPNSGFRYVYENIKKDVQLSSISGGTDLNGCFALGNPNLPVFEGQIQCKGLGMDVQVFDDMGKSVENEKGELVCPTPFPSMPLSFWNDDSGAKYKSAYFETYDNIWCHGDFASITAVKGLIIYGRSDATLNPGGVRIGTADIYSVVSTISEVKDSVIIGQEYKDDVRVILFVTLSEGISLDETLIKKIKEKIKLETSPRHVPALVLSVPEIPYTVNGKKVEIAVKQTVAGLEVKNKNALANPNSLEHFKNRKELSV
- a CDS encoding MBOAT family O-acyltransferase, with the protein product MLFNSVDYLFFFIACYSIYWMAPGKFRKYILIFFSLVFYGYWSLSFLTHFLLFILITHFFVLAILKTKKKIFLILGVVINLLNLCFFKYILTYLQFLSKEGEISIPLIQSLSEFALPLAISFYTFQMIAYLVDAWHGKFNESPFLNFLLFILFFPQLIAGPIMRHDDFYEQIDHAKLNWDFVHRGILHILSGIIKKVLIADQIAKSINPVFADPSGYDGLSIFLSTMAFSLQVYGDFSGYTDIARGSAFLLGYEIPENFRSPFLSVSFSEFWSRWHITLSTWIRDYLYIPLGGNRVSESRFMFNTVTVMALAGLWHGNTYTFFIWGFLHGVFLAIERFAFGKLNRKDMNNKQKIFGFIYVFIGFNLVSPFFRLDSLQGIYKFWSASTSTAKNFIYKPDFWLLIVACYLFQFVEYKNYFKEKLQPYTHWLVPIFTILVFFALVKIENPVETFIYFQF
- a CDS encoding DUF1574 family protein yields the protein MNQKRIYFYPFFIIFTVFLIDKLVCIPELREAGRRAYKSGQNVLVGLPKVWEEDKKFQSENTKVAVVTGTSRSDIFHEWENIPVNKSTYENPVYFETRSSIKASEYFLFYLMIQSMTKSGFKPDVLFLEFSEEMLNENNVYSYKSKWQELMLHEDELIDIYPTFNFKFQREILTKLLFVSYNYHFSPTQGVSNWIKGKTANDDTYFIALASYLNKKRPFDPKNAGIELDRFTPEDYKARIVDYSESQRELLLTKYTFSETEYGFLKKIIQHAEEHNIPTVLWEPQIHPYYSQLRKSITGGNLFETLGRPLVDPNSKNIRLISLNEGNTNCKTFVDSSHVSPLCVPEIADKLLQTAKEIPNFK
- a CDS encoding MFS transporter — protein: MLQTIRRWFAPAPSIPQKSEKEIQSLYPKFRFRVLESTFLGYTTYYLTRNNFSPVSKEIGEALSYSKADIGDILAVTAITYGIGKFLMGALSDRSNPRKFMAVGLFLTAILNFSFGFANHYWIHLFLWGANGLVQGMGWPPCGRSLGHWYSVRERGTTFAFWNIAHNIGGGLVGVVASHSAAQFGWQYAFFVPGVIALVGSVYLYIRLVDTPQSEGLPPVEIYRNDFPPEEKEDHEAELTTKQLIVEQVLMNKYIWLFAIINFFVYIIRYSLIDWGPTYLKETKGADLVGGGYSTFILEFGGIGSTILMGWVSDKFDGRRGMVSLLCIIPIFFAFLGILLNPPGSLWIDYLLFGLIGLFIYPPVMLLGVAGMDFTSKKAVGTAAGFIGLFGSLGRTVQGKGLALLATEYSWDVALSAILVSTLIAIFLLVFSWNLRPRG
- a CDS encoding cysteine synthase A yields the protein MKTNIRNGFIDTVGNTPLIRIHSLSEETGCEILGKAEFLNPGGSVKDRAALYIIEDAEKKGLLKPGGTVVEGTAGNTGIGLTHICNAKGYKSIIVIPETQSKEKIEMLRTLGADVTLVPAVPYSDPGNYVRVSERIARETPNSVWANQFDNLANRNAHFETTGPEIWEQTQGKIDVWTASLGTGGTYAGTGLYFKAKNPKIKCIVADPYGSGIYSFVKTGQITIEGSSITEGIGQGRITKNMEGMPADDAIRIHDKEALRILNLVLKQDGLFMGGSVGINLAAAYQIAKDLGPGHTIVTVLCDSGAKYQSKIFNPEFLASKGLI